One stretch of Saccharopolyspora erythraea DNA includes these proteins:
- a CDS encoding acyl-CoA dehydrogenase family protein, whose amino-acid sequence MPVTHEVTNQVPPLVDHDVAGDPALLEGLRREGAAWAEEELHALGTLAGSARVQEWARLAEQYPPVLRTHDRYGHRVDEVDFHPHWHDLMDVAVTNGLHAAPWRQDRTGAHVARAAKMYVWGQTDPGHLCPISMTYAAVPALRAAPELAEVYEPLLASAVYDFGLREPTGKRGLIAGMSMTEKQGGSDVRANTTRAVPAGDGTYALTGHKWFTSAPMSDVFLTLAQAPGGLSCFLLPRVLSDGTRNAIRLQRLKDKLGNRSNASSEIEYEDARGWLVGEEGRGVATIIRMVNLTRLDCAVASAAGMRQGVVQAVHHATHRRAFGDPLVDQPLMGNVLADLAVEAEAATVAGMRLAGAVDRAAAGDDGEETFRRIGLAVTKYWVCKRAPAHAAEALECLGGNGYVEESGMPRLYRESPLASIWEGSGNVAALDALRAMAKQPESVQAYFAEVERAAGVDGRLDRAIASVRKELGDLEDAQYRARRVVELMAMVLQGSLLHQHGNPAVADAFCASRLDGDWGVAFGTLPRGVDTAAILRRARPCAAGES is encoded by the coding sequence ATGCCCGTCACGCATGAGGTCACCAACCAGGTCCCACCGCTGGTGGACCACGACGTCGCCGGCGATCCGGCGCTGCTGGAGGGCCTGCGCCGGGAAGGCGCGGCCTGGGCCGAGGAGGAGCTGCACGCCCTCGGCACGCTCGCCGGCAGCGCCCGGGTCCAGGAATGGGCGCGGCTGGCCGAGCAGTACCCGCCGGTGCTGCGCACGCACGACCGCTACGGCCACCGCGTCGACGAGGTCGACTTCCACCCGCACTGGCACGACCTGATGGACGTCGCGGTGACCAACGGCCTGCACGCCGCACCGTGGCGGCAGGATCGCACCGGCGCGCACGTGGCCAGGGCCGCGAAGATGTACGTGTGGGGGCAGACCGATCCCGGGCACCTGTGCCCGATCTCGATGACCTACGCGGCCGTCCCCGCGTTGCGCGCGGCACCCGAGCTCGCCGAGGTGTACGAGCCGCTGCTCGCCTCGGCGGTCTACGACTTCGGCCTGCGCGAGCCGACCGGCAAGCGCGGCTTGATCGCGGGTATGTCCATGACCGAGAAGCAGGGTGGATCCGACGTCCGCGCGAACACGACCCGCGCGGTCCCCGCCGGTGACGGCACCTACGCCCTCACCGGGCACAAGTGGTTCACCTCGGCGCCGATGTCGGATGTCTTCCTGACGCTGGCGCAGGCCCCGGGCGGGCTGTCGTGCTTCCTGCTGCCCAGGGTGCTGTCCGACGGCACCCGCAACGCGATCCGGTTGCAGCGGTTGAAGGACAAGCTCGGCAACCGCTCCAACGCCTCCTCCGAGATCGAGTACGAGGATGCGCGCGGGTGGCTGGTCGGCGAGGAAGGCCGAGGCGTGGCGACCATCATCCGGATGGTCAACCTGACCAGGCTCGACTGCGCCGTGGCCTCGGCCGCCGGCATGCGCCAGGGTGTGGTCCAGGCCGTGCACCACGCCACCCACCGCCGGGCCTTCGGCGACCCGCTGGTCGACCAGCCGCTGATGGGCAACGTGCTGGCCGACCTGGCGGTGGAAGCCGAGGCCGCGACCGTGGCGGGGATGCGGCTGGCGGGCGCGGTCGATCGCGCCGCGGCCGGGGACGACGGCGAGGAGACCTTCCGCCGGATCGGTCTGGCGGTCACCAAGTACTGGGTGTGCAAACGCGCCCCCGCCCACGCGGCGGAGGCGCTGGAGTGCCTGGGCGGCAACGGCTACGTCGAGGAGTCCGGCATGCCCCGGCTGTACCGGGAGTCGCCGCTGGCCTCGATCTGGGAGGGTTCGGGCAACGTGGCCGCGCTCGACGCGCTGCGGGCCATGGCCAAGCAGCCGGAGTCGGTGCAGGCCTACTTCGCCGAGGTCGAACGAGCCGCCGGGGTCGATGGCAGACTGGACCGCGCGATCGCGTCGGTGCGCAAGGAACTCGGCGACCTCGAGGACGCGCAGTACCGGGCCCGCCGGGTCGTGGAGCTGATGGCCATGGTCCTGCAGGGATCGCTGCTGCACCAGCACGGGAACCCGGCCGTCGCCGACGCCTTCTGCGCCTCCAGGCTCGACGGCGACTGGGGTGTCGCGTTCGGCACGCTGCCGCGCGGGGTCGACACCGCCGCCATCCTGCGCCGCGCTCGCCCCTGCGCCGCGGGAGAGAGCTGA
- a CDS encoding crotonase/enoyl-CoA hydratase family protein has product MASEEPVLVHREGAVTTISLNRPEVRNAVDRDAADALAAAFRAFDADDEASVAVLHGEGGTFCSGADLKAISAGRGNRVAPDGDGPMGVSRMRLSKPVIAAVAGHAVAGGLELALWADLRVADETAVFGVFCRRWGVPLVDGGTVRLPRLVGASVAMDLVLTGRPVDAAQALRIGLANRVVPAGQALPEARRLARQIAGFPQTCLRNDRMSLLEQEGLDERAAMAGEFARGMASLSGDGFDGAARFAEGAGRHGAFDGPE; this is encoded by the coding sequence ATGGCCTCCGAGGAGCCCGTGCTGGTCCACCGCGAGGGCGCGGTGACCACGATCAGCCTGAACCGCCCGGAGGTCCGCAACGCGGTCGACCGGGACGCGGCCGATGCGCTCGCGGCCGCGTTCCGGGCCTTCGACGCCGACGACGAGGCGTCGGTGGCCGTGCTGCACGGCGAGGGCGGCACCTTCTGCTCCGGTGCGGACCTGAAGGCGATCAGCGCGGGGCGCGGCAACCGGGTCGCCCCGGACGGTGACGGGCCGATGGGCGTGTCCCGGATGCGGCTGTCCAAACCGGTGATCGCCGCCGTCGCCGGGCACGCCGTGGCGGGCGGACTGGAACTCGCGCTGTGGGCGGACCTGCGGGTGGCCGACGAGACCGCGGTCTTCGGCGTGTTCTGCCGGCGCTGGGGCGTGCCGCTCGTCGACGGCGGCACCGTCCGGCTGCCCCGGCTCGTCGGGGCGAGCGTGGCGATGGACCTGGTCCTCACCGGACGGCCGGTCGACGCGGCCCAGGCGCTGCGGATCGGGCTCGCGAACCGGGTGGTTCCGGCCGGGCAGGCGCTGCCGGAGGCGCGCCGCCTCGCGCGTCAGATCGCGGGGTTCCCGCAGACCTGCCTGCGCAACGACCGGATGTCCCTGCTGGAGCAGGAAGGTCTCGACGAGCGGGCCGCGATGGCGGGCGAGTTCGCCAGGGGCATGGCGTCGCTGTCGGGCGACGGCTTCGACGGAGCCGCCCGCTTCGCCGAAGGCGCCGGACGTCACGGCGCCTTCGACGGCCCGGAGTGA
- a CDS encoding NAD(P)H-binding protein, with product MTILVTGATGNVGRHVVDQLLRAGRRVRALTRNPATAKLPEGVEVVAGDLSEPASLAPALAGVTAMHLITFDGADGTALRTGPEIVRLAEEAGVRRVTMLWSGERGPVERAVEASGLEWTALQPVEFMANALGWADSVRSEGVVREPFADVRGAVVHEADIAAVAVRALTEDGHAGAEYVLSGPEALTVAEKVGILSSALGRPIDYTELSMEQARERLLATGAAAEVVDFVIGWHADPPPSAYTVVPTVERITRRPARTFAQWAEENVEAFLLS from the coding sequence ATGACGATCCTCGTCACCGGAGCTACCGGCAACGTCGGCCGCCACGTGGTGGACCAACTGCTCCGCGCCGGCCGGCGCGTCCGCGCCCTGACCCGCAACCCGGCGACCGCGAAGCTGCCGGAAGGCGTGGAAGTGGTGGCGGGCGACCTGTCCGAGCCCGCGAGCCTCGCGCCCGCCCTGGCCGGAGTGACGGCGATGCACCTGATCACCTTCGACGGCGCGGACGGGACCGCACTGCGGACGGGACCTGAGATCGTGCGGCTCGCCGAGGAGGCGGGAGTCCGCCGCGTGACAATGCTGTGGAGCGGCGAACGCGGTCCCGTGGAGCGGGCCGTGGAGGCGAGCGGACTGGAGTGGACGGCGCTGCAACCGGTCGAGTTCATGGCGAACGCGCTCGGCTGGGCAGATTCGGTGCGCTCGGAAGGCGTGGTCCGGGAGCCGTTCGCGGACGTGCGCGGCGCAGTGGTGCACGAGGCCGACATCGCCGCGGTGGCGGTGCGGGCGCTGACCGAGGACGGCCACGCCGGCGCGGAGTACGTGCTGAGCGGGCCGGAGGCGTTGACCGTAGCGGAGAAGGTCGGCATCCTGTCCTCCGCGCTGGGCAGGCCCATCGACTACACCGAACTCAGCATGGAGCAGGCTCGCGAGCGGTTGCTCGCGACGGGCGCCGCTGCGGAGGTGGTCGACTTCGTCATCGGCTGGCACGCCGATCCGCCGCCCTCGGCCTACACCGTGGTGCCGACGGTCGAGCGGATCACCAGGCGCCCGGCGCGGACTTTCGCCCAGTGGGCCGAGGAGAACGTCGAGGCCTTCCTCCTGAGCTGA
- a CDS encoding collagenase has protein sequence MLFLPPRPGCGRRLSLSRIAVVVVMSVLVPFTAIPGPVSAAPGPLPRTSGQEHVGWLPAEQRPPRAADTAALRRQHDDPVQSPPRPSMHTTGEPVACDPANFTGNTGAELVRQIRAVTTECVNTLFGLTGGDARGAFREEQMVTVANAYRDNALGYPGDNSTATAQLVLYLRAGYYVQWNQPDVVGEYGPALKSAIQGALDAFFANPRSGTVSDANGEVLAESVTLVDSAQENARYLGVVERLLTGYDSSYDQYWWMVNAVNNVYTVLFRGHQLPEFVQAVQADPRVLEVLRDFALQHLDLLGTDRAYLTSNAGRELARFLQHEAMRPAVRPMVRELLGRSEMTGPTAALWVGVAEMTDAHDQSNCAEYGTCDLQRRLAEAVLTVRHTCSPSIAVRAQQMAAEELEATCASLTGQDAFFHDKVQDSGPVADDLNTTVEVVAFDSSAGYQTYAGAIFGIDTNNGGMYLEGDPSAPGNQPRFIAYEAEWLRPEFAIWNLNHEYTHYLDGRFDMYGDFAESTSTPTVWWLEGIGEYISYSYRDLPYQEAIEEAGRHTYALSELWNTTYDADTTRVYRWGYLAVRYMAERHPAELASVLGHYRTGYWQAARDLLTRTIGTSFDQDWHAWLDQCAAGACSQP, from the coding sequence GTGCTGTTCTTACCCCCGCGCCCCGGGTGCGGCAGACGCCTGTCGCTGTCCCGGATCGCGGTCGTCGTCGTGATGTCCGTGCTCGTGCCGTTCACCGCCATCCCAGGACCGGTGTCCGCCGCACCGGGACCGCTGCCGCGGACGAGCGGGCAGGAGCACGTGGGATGGCTGCCCGCCGAGCAGCGGCCGCCGCGTGCAGCCGACACCGCCGCGTTGCGGCGTCAACACGACGATCCGGTGCAGAGCCCGCCGCGGCCGTCGATGCACACCACCGGCGAGCCGGTGGCCTGCGACCCGGCGAACTTCACCGGCAACACCGGCGCCGAGCTCGTGCGCCAGATCCGGGCCGTCACGACCGAATGCGTCAACACGCTGTTCGGGTTGACGGGCGGCGATGCCCGCGGTGCCTTCCGCGAGGAGCAGATGGTGACCGTCGCCAACGCCTACCGGGACAACGCCCTCGGCTACCCCGGCGACAACAGCACCGCCACCGCGCAACTCGTGCTGTACCTGCGCGCCGGCTACTACGTGCAGTGGAACCAGCCCGACGTGGTGGGGGAGTACGGTCCGGCGCTCAAGAGCGCGATCCAGGGCGCCCTGGACGCGTTCTTCGCCAACCCCCGCTCCGGCACCGTCAGCGACGCCAACGGCGAGGTGCTGGCCGAGTCGGTGACGCTCGTCGACAGCGCGCAGGAGAACGCCCGCTACCTTGGCGTGGTCGAGCGGTTGCTCACCGGCTACGACAGTTCCTACGACCAGTACTGGTGGATGGTCAACGCGGTCAACAACGTCTACACCGTGCTGTTCCGCGGGCACCAGCTTCCCGAGTTCGTCCAGGCGGTGCAGGCCGACCCCCGCGTGCTGGAGGTGCTGCGCGATTTCGCGTTGCAACACCTCGATCTGCTCGGCACCGACCGTGCGTACCTGACCTCCAACGCCGGTCGTGAGCTGGCGCGCTTCCTCCAGCACGAAGCGATGCGCCCGGCCGTGCGGCCGATGGTCCGGGAGCTGCTGGGGCGCAGCGAGATGACCGGGCCGACCGCGGCGCTGTGGGTCGGGGTGGCCGAGATGACCGACGCCCACGACCAGTCGAACTGCGCCGAGTACGGGACCTGCGACCTGCAACGGCGGCTGGCCGAGGCCGTGCTGACCGTCCGGCACACCTGCTCCCCGAGCATCGCGGTCCGGGCGCAGCAGATGGCCGCCGAGGAACTGGAGGCGACCTGCGCGAGCCTGACCGGGCAGGACGCGTTCTTCCACGACAAGGTCCAGGACAGCGGACCCGTGGCCGACGATCTCAACACGACCGTCGAGGTCGTCGCCTTCGACTCCAGCGCCGGCTACCAGACCTACGCGGGGGCCATCTTCGGCATCGACACCAACAACGGGGGCATGTACCTGGAAGGCGACCCGTCCGCGCCCGGCAACCAGCCGAGGTTCATCGCCTACGAGGCCGAATGGCTGCGCCCGGAGTTCGCGATCTGGAACCTCAACCACGAGTACACCCACTACCTCGACGGCCGCTTCGACATGTACGGCGACTTCGCCGAGTCCACAAGCACGCCGACCGTGTGGTGGCTGGAAGGGATCGGTGAGTACATCTCCTACTCCTACCGCGATCTGCCGTACCAGGAGGCGATCGAGGAGGCGGGCAGGCACACCTACGCGCTCAGCGAGCTGTGGAACACCACCTACGACGCCGACACCACGCGCGTCTACCGATGGGGCTACCTGGCCGTCCGGTACATGGCCGAGCGGCATCCGGCGGAGCTGGCATCGGTCCTCGGCCACTACCGCACCGGTTACTGGCAGGCCGCGCGGGACCTGTTGACCCGCACCATCGGCACGAGTTTCGACCAGGACTGGCACGCGTGGCTGGACCAGTGCGCCGCGGGAGCCTGTTCCCAGCCCTGA
- a CDS encoding LysR family transcriptional regulator, with protein MALDIRELRMICAIAETGSITRAAARVGLSQPALSTHLHGIEKALGDALFVRSRTGVSPTSFGRRVIDRARIVLSEVDSLFGDLPGAPPPTRPMRLGCAHLACVPSIAERAPVALPGHGVTLHIESSAAVLGDALANGRYDAALVAHMEGHDVPLRRPVTGRALVPRYPIFVALAASHRLAREQRVRLADLCDESWVGPPGADDGSLASLRAACLAAGFEPKVRFEAPSGGARELVAGGHAIRLVDPSWPAPDGAVVLPLDGEPLVGRLVVAWRQDRLTREQAGTLYRELAHAYLAHVRDNPVFHRWWRAHPETHPAV; from the coding sequence ATGGCACTGGACATCCGTGAGCTCCGCATGATCTGCGCCATCGCGGAGACCGGCAGCATCACGCGGGCGGCGGCCAGGGTCGGGCTCAGCCAGCCCGCGCTGAGCACCCACCTGCACGGCATCGAGAAAGCCCTGGGCGACGCGCTGTTCGTCCGCAGCCGCACCGGGGTCTCGCCGACGTCCTTCGGGCGCCGAGTCATCGACCGGGCCAGGATCGTGCTCTCGGAAGTGGACTCGCTGTTCGGCGACCTGCCGGGCGCACCGCCGCCGACGCGTCCGATGCGGCTGGGATGCGCGCACCTGGCGTGCGTGCCCAGCATCGCCGAGCGCGCCCCGGTCGCGCTGCCCGGCCACGGCGTCACGCTGCACATCGAGTCGTCGGCGGCGGTGCTGGGCGACGCCCTGGCGAACGGGCGCTACGACGCCGCGCTGGTGGCCCACATGGAAGGCCACGACGTTCCTCTGCGACGACCGGTGACCGGGCGCGCGCTGGTGCCCCGCTACCCGATCTTCGTCGCGTTGGCGGCGAGTCACCGGCTGGCACGGGAACAGCGCGTGCGGTTGGCCGACCTGTGCGACGAGTCGTGGGTCGGGCCGCCGGGCGCCGACGACGGCTCGCTGGCCTCGCTGCGCGCCGCCTGCCTCGCCGCCGGGTTCGAACCGAAGGTGCGGTTCGAGGCGCCCAGCGGCGGCGCGCGGGAGCTGGTCGCGGGCGGCCACGCGATCCGGCTGGTCGACCCGTCGTGGCCGGCGCCCGACGGTGCGGTCGTGCTCCCGCTCGACGGCGAGCCGCTGGTGGGCAGGCTTGTGGTGGCCTGGCGGCAGGACCGCCTGACCCGCGAGCAGGCCGGCACCCTCTACCGCGAGCTCGCTCACGCCTACCTGGCCCACGTCCGCGACAACCCGGTGTTCCACCGCTGGTGGCGGGCGCATCCGGAAACCCACCCGGCGGTCTGA
- the mgrA gene encoding L-glyceraldehyde 3-phosphate reductase, whose protein sequence is MPTRADEPAADRYDRMPYRRCGRSGLRLPAVSLGLWHNFGDDRPFEVGSRIVRRAFDLGVTHFDLANNYGTPYGSAERNFGRMLAADLRGHRDELVISTKAGNDMWPGPYGVGGSRKYLTASLDQSLRRLGVDYVDIFYSHRFDPETPLEETTGALASAVRQGKALYVGISSYSPEQTRQAEALLRAEGVPLLIHQPSYSMFDRWIEPELLDVVGGAGVGCIAFSPLAQGLLTDRYLDGVPADSRARRASSLPSDLLSDQVLARVRALDRIARGRGQSLAALALTWALRDLRMTSVLVGASSVEQLENNIAAVAAAPLTAGELEEIDQYAAAGGADLRQTLEAATARA, encoded by the coding sequence ATGCCGACCCGCGCTGACGAACCCGCCGCGGACCGCTACGACCGGATGCCCTACCGGCGCTGCGGCCGCAGCGGACTGCGACTGCCCGCGGTGTCGCTCGGCCTGTGGCACAACTTCGGCGACGACCGGCCGTTCGAGGTGGGCAGCCGGATCGTGCGCCGCGCGTTCGACCTCGGCGTCACGCACTTCGACCTGGCCAACAACTACGGCACGCCCTACGGCTCGGCGGAGCGCAACTTCGGCCGCATGCTCGCCGCCGACCTGCGCGGACACCGGGACGAGCTGGTCATCTCGACCAAGGCGGGCAACGACATGTGGCCCGGGCCCTACGGCGTCGGGGGGTCGCGCAAGTACCTCACCGCGTCGCTGGACCAGTCGTTGCGCCGCCTCGGGGTGGACTACGTCGACATCTTCTACTCGCACCGCTTCGACCCCGAGACCCCGCTGGAGGAGACGACGGGCGCGCTGGCCTCCGCGGTGCGCCAGGGCAAGGCGCTCTACGTCGGCATCTCCTCGTACTCCCCCGAGCAGACCCGCCAAGCCGAGGCCCTGCTGCGCGCCGAAGGCGTGCCGCTGCTGATCCACCAGCCCTCGTACTCGATGTTCGACCGGTGGATCGAACCGGAGCTGCTCGACGTCGTGGGAGGTGCGGGCGTCGGCTGCATCGCGTTCTCGCCGCTCGCGCAGGGTCTGCTGACCGACCGCTACCTCGACGGCGTGCCGGCGGACTCGCGGGCGAGGCGGGCGAGTTCGCTGCCCTCGGACCTGCTGTCCGACCAGGTGCTCGCGCGGGTGCGCGCGCTCGACCGCATCGCCCGCGGGCGCGGCCAGTCGCTGGCCGCCCTCGCGCTGACCTGGGCGCTGCGCGATCTCCGGATGACCTCGGTGCTTGTCGGGGCCAGCTCGGTCGAGCAGCTGGAGAACAACATCGCCGCGGTCGCCGCGGCGCCGCTGACCGCCGGCGAGCTCGAGGAGATCGACCAGTACGCCGCCGCCGGCGGAGCGGACCTCCGCCAGACCCTCGAGGCGGCGACCGCCAGGGCCTGA
- a CDS encoding LysR family transcriptional regulator: MELRQLEYFVAVAEECHFTRAAKRLHVAQSGLSASIRSLERELGAPLLHRTTRNVTLTAAGHALLHEARRALCAVDSARDAVAAVNGLLRGELSIGTLQCLHVVDLPAVLAGFVNAHPGIEVRLRQGGSGDLAEQVRTGRLDLAFAVRPARCPDGVLVHSLDNEPLVLACAGGHSLAQRDQVDPRELGEQPFVDFHRDWGTRDVVDRVLTEAGVERRVALEVTDVHSLLELVACGLGIALVPRSFSAKNGQVRFVPLASPAPTWETVAITGDPTSTAAAALLADVQEASRGAST, from the coding sequence ATGGAGCTGCGGCAACTGGAGTACTTCGTCGCGGTCGCGGAGGAGTGCCACTTCACCCGGGCCGCCAAGCGGCTGCACGTCGCGCAGTCCGGGCTGTCGGCGTCCATCCGGTCGCTGGAGCGGGAGCTGGGAGCGCCGCTGTTGCACCGCACGACCCGCAACGTCACGCTCACCGCCGCCGGTCACGCCCTGCTCCACGAGGCCCGGCGGGCACTCTGCGCGGTCGACTCGGCACGCGACGCGGTCGCGGCCGTCAACGGGCTGCTGCGAGGCGAGCTGTCCATCGGCACGTTGCAGTGCCTGCACGTGGTGGACCTGCCCGCGGTGCTGGCCGGCTTCGTCAACGCGCACCCGGGCATCGAGGTCCGGCTCCGCCAGGGCGGCTCGGGAGACCTCGCCGAGCAGGTGCGCACCGGACGCCTGGACCTCGCCTTCGCCGTCCGGCCCGCCCGCTGCCCGGACGGCGTGCTGGTGCACAGCCTCGACAACGAGCCGCTGGTCCTGGCCTGCGCTGGTGGCCACTCCCTGGCCCAGCGCGACCAGGTCGACCCGCGCGAGCTGGGCGAGCAGCCGTTCGTCGACTTCCACCGCGACTGGGGAACGCGCGACGTGGTCGACCGCGTGCTGACCGAAGCCGGGGTCGAGCGGCGGGTCGCCCTCGAGGTCACCGACGTGCACTCGCTGCTGGAGCTGGTCGCCTGCGGGCTGGGCATCGCCCTGGTGCCGCGGTCGTTCTCGGCCAAGAACGGGCAGGTGCGCTTCGTCCCGCTCGCCTCCCCCGCGCCGACCTGGGAGACGGTGGCCATCACCGGCGATCCGACCAGCACCGCCGCGGCGGCCCTGCTGGCCGACGTCCAGGAAGCGAGCAGGGGCGCATCCACCTGA